The genomic interval ttggtgtgccggatactcttttatatttaaacCATCTTTCCAACATCCCCCACTAACATGCCCAATCTTCTTAGCCAAATGGACATGTTATTTCTATAGAAGTAGGAAAATAAGTGATTGCCAGAAACATCTAGTGCCGCTTCTCTTGTTGGGAGAAAAAAAAGGATCGGACGTGTAAAGATTTAACCTGTCCAATCCCTTGGTCTGAGCAAATAGACCTCATAattatctaatgtctatggccagaGGTATAACTGGAAGCTCTTAGACCCCAATGCCAAATCTGTAACAGGGGCCCCCCCACTAGCCATTTAACACTGGTGTCTTCTAATggtgcagaggggcctttggtccCACAAGGCCCAAGGGCTCGGgtatgactgctacctctgcaccccatatAGCTATTCCCCTGTCTATGACCACCAGGTTTAGGTGGTGTGAATAGAGAACTTCCACCTTCCTATGTTTTACCCCAATGAAGCGCTTCTAATTGCCCTTTGGCCACCATATGTATTAGATGTTTTAAATCAATTGGCTGATGGGTACAGTTGATTTGGTGCCATAGACACATCAATAATCATTATAAATACTCATTAACGGCTATACTCTATGTGAATTATAATAGTTACGTCCTAAAATTGTTGAAAGGAGTTTGTATTCGTTAAAATATAATGACTATTATTGGTCTTAGTATCCCAAGAAGTTGGCCGAAGATGGGGTAAAGGTGGCCCTTGAAGTTGGGTATCGCCACATTGACTGTGCCTTCATATATGGGAATGAGGTTGAGGTTGGCCAAGGTATAAGGGAGAAGATTGCCGATGGGACGGTGAAGAGAGAGGACGTATTCTACACTGGGAAGGTAATGAGAAACTTTTATTTGCATTTTCTTGTCCTCAAAAAATTCCACGTAATCCAAAAATATTaccagtttttttaatttttaattcagCCGTTTCTGAGTAACCTTCATCTCCTACACATGGGTGACAACCATTAAAGACCATTACTACAGCGCCCATAGGGATTGTCACCCCTTTTCCTAGAACCAGAATGGCCTATAAATCTGCATGGTTACGTTAAAGagtatttattattataattttatttGCATGCATCAATAGTATATGGGAATAAATGAAACTTTGTTTTCTATCTTATTAGGGGAGAAGGCATCTTCCTCACTTTCCAGAAGCCTATAGTTCCCCTTTCCCTACTTGTAGGCTCtttgtaaatgttcagaaacctcctctGCCCCACAAAAAAATCAGTATGGAGTAACCCATTAGAAGACAGGGAGGAGAGTTAGGAGGTGCGGGAAGGAAGGAGTAGGAGGGGGATGCAACTGCAGCTTCTCACTGCCTTTGTTCTCTTTTAGCTCTGGTCCACTTTCCATACTCCAGAAAAAGTCCGTCCAGCTCTTGAGAAATCTCTGAAAGATCTTCAGCTTGATTATATGGATTTGTTTATCATCCACAGCCCTATTGAACTCAAGGTAAGTTCCTAAAAAAGTGAGGCTAAAGGAAAACATTGGACCAAGTACTGTATATCCCCTAGTACAACATAGTCTACTACAGTGGAGTACAGAAGAAGGCTTCACCACTGTTCGAAGATCTGAGGCCCTTGTTGAAACGCTATACCTAGGCCCAGACATGTTTGATTACGTCATGCTGTATAAGATTTCTATACTTTTGAATACCTTTAATCAGACCCTAATGGCATCTTATACATTTTGGATTATCAGAGGAGTCTCATAATTAGTTATCTCGGATCATGGGTTTAAAGATAGAAGTTTCGGATTGTTCCATTTTCTATATGGTTGGATACAAGACTAATGAAGACTTCAATTGTAAATCCATCTCACTGTAACTTCACTCCCGGCCTATGTGCCCCCCGAAGACTAGGGGCCCTATTAATGCTGCACCATTGCTCCATCTTTTAATATCATGCcatttagggatgtcacgataccagaatttggacttcgataccgatactttgtgtagtattgtgatttcgataccaaaacgatactttgccaacagtaataaaaaaataaaaagttcttccattttctgatgtgaggcgcaggttgtgatgatgaatttaacctccatgtgcctcacattaatagtaattaaccccatcatatttctcagtcataatgggttaatgtgtaaggtacatgatggggttgattactattaatgtgaggcacatggaagttACATTCATCAcaactcgtgccccacaataagtgaaaaaggtgtatgtgtatttttttaaatttaatattactttattttttaactttatttttaaactttaatgtactggcatatatctatatacggatagtacacaggcagttgttaggacatccctcaggaaatatggtaagacagccctgcggtccttcaatggaccctgggctctctgcccatatatggtttcTCCCTCgagcgcgtcacagggattcctgtgatgcgatccaaggggcatccgccccttctcattttcccctgaatgctacagtcagctttgatcgtagcattcaggagaataacggCAGAGATTAAAGGGTTTCTCTGATTgccaccgttatagagcggggctgcggctgtgtaatacagtaagTGCGCGCGTGGTCAGCCTGAGGGGATGTGGCCGGCCCTGTACTAATGAGCGTTGGCGCagacactgaggacagaacatgggggtgttttgcagagcgcccgccatgttcggtcttcagtgtcggcgctcattagtgcagggctggccgcattgcatcatcctgacggcgcgcacatgtcaggactcaggagcagggcaatgactgtataacacagccgcagccccgctctcatacattcatgtattacaatgctaagctgtgcagccgcacagctcagtatcgaaatacaggaaataacggtatcgaaccgtttggggatacaCGGTATcgtaacagtatcgaagtttcgatgcatcgtgcatctctaatgccatttttaggtccaaagtTCTGTGATGATTAAATTCttgatatatattttatattttttactgtaAATTGAGTAGAGCTACGTTTTGGTTTCAGCCTGGAGATGATCTCTTCCCTGTGGATGGAAATGGAAAATTAATTTATCACAACACAGACCTTCGGGACACTTGGAAGGTGCAATATTCTGTGTATTTTCTGTTCTACAATATAAGAATGTATAAACTGCTGGGAGCATGGGGGCAGTAAAGTATGCAGAGCAACCCACCCAATGATGTCTTTTCTACTATGCCCTCTTTTATGGCTAGGACATTGATGGAGAAATAACCCTGCATAGTGTATAATCATTAGCAACTTATGAAAATGTTATCCTTTTTTCGTTTTCCCACTGGCCACTGGATAACACACAATaagctgacatttcctgttttctttTGCTCACTTTTCAGTTTTTCTGTATATACTGGGACAGGGTCTGCAGAGTCATCTCATAATCattaaaggttaactaaacgtttaacaaacttctgacatgtcatagtgagatgtcagaaattttgattggtgggggtctgagcactgagacccccaccaatcgctaaaacgagggagcaaaagtgctcgtgtgagtgctaagccgcttaatttctgatcagcttttttctggaaaaccgatgtatcggagtacagactttatattgagcccatactccgatacattgaattccgaaaaaagtcgaacagagacgaagtggctcagcgctcacacgagcgcttctgccacttaattttattgattggtgggggtctcagtgctcggacctccaccaatcaaaacttctgacatgtcactatgacatgtaagaagtttgtcgaacatttagtaaCTCTAGAACGGAGTTGCCGTcatttcattatcattagagggcagggGATTTAATGACATCTCTGTTGTACTTCTGGAGGCCTAtataaggcaggatagtaacactttaggcctcgtgcacacaaccgtaaaaaaaacctctgtaattgcggaccgcaattaggtccacaattacggacccgcccggttctattggccgcggacacctttctgtactgctacggataggtgtccgtgccgtagaaccatgctgggaattatggagcatgtcctactttgtatgggagcacagcccgaaaatgcgtctTGCGGCTGCCGGCCATGCTCGCAATCACGGGACATGATTACGGGCAccaccgtgtgcatgaggccttacacaaagGCACCAGGGCCTGGGAGTGATTGCTACTCCTGTACCCCTTATCACTATGCCCCTGGAGTTGTAATGGTGACCATATGTTTACATCAGACTTTaactaattttttatcattttttaggCTCTGGAAGAGTGTAAAGACGCCGGGCTGGTTAGATCCATAGGTGTTTCTAATTTAAATAAAAGCCAGATAGAACTGATCCTGAACAATCCGGAACTAAAATATAAACCCGTCTGCAATCAGGTAACACACGATGCCCTCCTCACCCATCAATGTGCGAGCAGAGATGACTATTTTATAAAAAGTTTATCTTCATACAAATGTTAACTTTTTGGAACCACAgataatatgtaaaaaaaatgggcTTAGCGTCAATATTAAGGTTTATCATTTGGTGTAGGGTAGCTGTTAGGGATATGGTTTGGGTAAGGGGCTTAGGGTTATGTCTTACATTAATCTTCGGTTGTTAAAGTTATGGTTAGTCTTAAATTGAATGTCCATCCTTGAATACCATTTTATTTGATGAAAATAggtaaaaattctgtgctgattaatttcctaatatatctttatatcgaTCGGAGCTTTGTGTTTCTGATACACAGCTCCAAGCCCCCTGCAGAGTCAAGAAATGATATGATAGAATTTAGTCTACCtgccgccaccactagggggagtttaagaGCTAAAATGCATACtgctatacattgaactcaatcctATACTCCCTCTAGTAGCGGCTTCAGTTAGCTGTGATGTCATACATCTATAGCCATGTTTCTGCAAGGGATCTGGAGCTCTGTACCTGAATAATAGAGCTCTAGCCCCTATGAAGATATACtaggaaattaatcagcacagaattttggacctataaaTGACATGGTGATATAAGGCGGAGATCCACTTTAAGGCTACTGTGAAGGTAGGGGGTCTAAGGTAATGATTAGTTGGTTAGTGTTAAGATTAGTGCTAGAGTTTGAGATATTGTTAGCGTGATGgttgaatgattttttttattagggtAATGTCTAGTGCAgattttcccaaccttttcaggctcgaggcaccgctgggaaaaaaattattcctCAGGGCACCCTACCAAAAActacacacttagggtatgttcacactgcgtttttttgtaaggcagaaaaaaaaatctgcctcaaaattgctttaggtattttgactgggcccccccccccctctccccagggtgccacacaaccccccattgaggcacattttgaattgacagcgtgcttgacgattttttttttgcccacattCTTTTTAAGCCGTCTAACTAATGTAAAAACCGCAGGCAACAAAGCACCAAAcgtgcgccgcaggtattttctgcctcctattaatttcaataagAGGTCAGAGGCTGAAACCACTCAAAGActatgagccccccccccccccagtaaagtgaccatcagcctcagcccccccaggtaaagtgaccatcagccccccccccagtaaagtgaccatcagccacaGCCCCCcaggtaaagtgaccatcagcccccccccccagtaaagtgaccatcagccccccccccagtaaagtgaccatcagcctcatcCCCCCAGGTAAAGTGAccgtcagccccctccagtaaagtgaccatcagcctcagcccccccagtaaagtgatcatcagcccccctactcacagtagaatgaccatcacccccccagtaaagagaccttgagccccccagtaaagtgaccataatcctcagcctcccactcacagtaaaacgaccatcagcccccccagtaaagagaccatcagcctcagcccaccccccaatcacagtaaaatgaccatcagcgccccccccccccagtaaagtgaccatcagtcccccctccagtaaaatgaccatcagtcccccctccagtaaaatgaccatcagcctcagccccccccagtaaaatgaccatcagcctcagccccccccagtaaaatgaccatcagcccctccccccagtaaagtgaccctcacagacagaaagtgtgcttactcctgggcaagaaataaataaggaggtatacgaggagagaacttcaactcccagcatgtccaggccattattatgggatatcagagggcattacagggaggagtatgaggagagaactacaactcccagcatgtccaggccgttattatgggatatcagagggcattacagggaggagtatgaggagagaactacaactcccagcatgtccaggccgttattatgggatatcagaggacattacgagGAGGAGGCATaaggggagagaactacaactcccagcatgcccaggccgttattatgggatatcagagggcattacagggaggagtatgaggagagaactacaactcccagcatgtccaggccgttattatgggatatcagaggacattacgaggaggaggtataaggggagagaactaaaactcccagcatgtccaggccgttattatgggatatcagagggcattacagggaggagtatgaggagagaactacaactcccagcatgtccaggccgttattatgggatatcagaggacattacgaggaggaggtataaggggagagaactacaactcccagcatgtccaggccgttattatgggatatcagaggacattacgaggaggaggtataaggggagagaactataactcccagcatgtccaggccattattatgggatatcagagggcattacagggaggagtatgaggagagaactacaactcccagcatgtccaggccgttattatgggatatcagagggcattacagggaggagtatgaggagagaactacaactcccagcatgtccaggccgttattatgggaaatcagaggacattacgaggaggaggtataaggggagagaactacaactcccagcatgtccaggccgttattatgggatatcagaggacattacagggatgagtatgaggagagaactacaactcccagcatgtccaggccgttattatgggatatcagagggcattacagggaggagtatgaggagagaactacaactcccagcatgtccaggtcgttattatgggaaatcagaggacattacgaggaggaggtataaggggagagaactacaactccaagcatgtccaggccgttattatgggatatcagagggcattacagggaggagtatgaggagagaactacaactcccagcatgtccaggctgttattatgggatatcagaggacattacgagGAGGAGGAATaaggggagagaactacaacttccagcatgtccaggccgttattatgggatatcagaggacattacgagGAGGAGGAATaaggggagagaactacaactcccagcatgtccaggccgttattatgggatatcagaggacattacgagGAGGAGGAATaaggggagagaactacaacttccagcatgcccagactcttattatgggatatcagaggacattacagggaggggtataagtggagagaactacaacatcaagcattcccctggctccagttCTCACACAATTGCTCACAAACTATAgaaaaaatacttaccctgcccagcgtcTACGTGTGtgtgtcacgtctgctacaagcatagtTGGAGTAAGCGTCGAGGGCgaagcttgtagcaaaaaaataaaatatattctttttttttgcagtgggtgAGCGGAGTGTCTCGGCACTCCTAGACGGTTCTCGCAGcacccccggttgggaaccactggtctaGTGGGAAGGTCAGAGTTTTGGTTAGGGTTATAATtagtgttaaaggggtattcggcTATTAGGCATTTATGGCCTATATCTATCAATAGATGAGGATCTCAGAGGTCAGGATTGAGATGGAGCACGATTAGTGTGTCAAGGTTAGAATTTGCACatgttctgcctgtataaacgtttaaaataattctttaatgataatttattaaaatatagtagggcacagagtgccaaaagatccaagtacaggcgttggcagccaGATCAAGAGTGCACAGTAAGGGGAATGTGAAGTAGACAATCAACGTGCACTCATTAAACAGTGCCTGACAAGTCTGATGTGATTTTCAACACCTCCTCTTTAAATTTGCTGGCAAATATTAGTAAGATCTGattcccacagattacaggcacacttccctacgcgtttctgcaccacattaggggagcgtcctcaggggtatgaatTGCCTGATATTACTCGTATTTGTTCACGAGATGCCGGTCAGCTGATATTAAGCTGTTCAAGTCGTATAGcggcgcatacgagacactgatgtcggtctagcgcgcgccggggaaacaaggaagctttaaagcccaggccccacctcccaggcattGCGTAGCACCGGGCCGATCCAATGGGAGAGTAAGACGCCAACCAGCGACGCCCACCCACAAGTCGGCTCCctagtaaccacgcagccaatgGAACAGATGCAGGACGCATCTTTAGTAACAAGGGGGAGCTACAGGCGGCCAAGCATACAACGCCGAtggcaaaaatgaaaacaaactCCATGTGAGTGACAGGGAGATCGGAGAAGCAAATAAGCAGCCAAGGCCACAGTGCAAGAATGTAGCGAAGGTAGCCATGGCACAAGAGGAGCAATGATTCAATGAGGGAAACTGACAACTTAACACTAGACCAAGCACAAAGAATAATAAAATAGAGACTAAGTGTCAATGATTGACAGGAGTTGTAGGAGTAGGATAAACGGACTAAGAACAACTGAACTTTTTATAGGAAAGGAAGATAGGAAATAGAATCATTAAggcccagtggtttgatggtttgcatcctgaaaatccactgggcctccttctgtaGAATACGTTTGTCCCAGTCTCCTCCCCTGATAGGTGGCTTGATGGATTCCATCCCTTGGAATTTAATGACGGACGAGTCTCCCAAATGGTAATCCCACACATGCCTAGATACAGAGGTATCGGCTTGATTCTTAATATCGCCCATGTGGTCTCGTATTCTCCGTCTAAACTCCCTTTTGGTTTTGCCAACGTACTGCATTCCACAATGGCAAGTGATGAGGTACACCACCCCCTTTGTGAGGCAGTTGATGAAAGACCTGTTATGAAAAAGAGCTCCTGTAACAGTGCTCTTAAAGGTTTTCAGCACGGAAGTACAGGCTTTACACCTCCCGCATTGGTGCGAGCCAGTAACGTTGGTAATTTATTCATCAGGAAACTGAAATGGAAAAAATTCTTCTGTACACATGACAGGAGACAGTGTGCTGAACTTGGTATTCAGGAGGAGGATCTTGCCAATGTTAGGGTACTGCAGGAGTTGTTGGATGAGGGCCAGCGAGGTGTGGGTGAGGGCCCCTTCACCGATTTGAGGGCTCCCTCAACCACCAATCCTCCGATCAATGATAATACTCTGCTGGATGTCTTCCTTACGGTCGTTACTAACCAGCTTCAGAAATTGGAGGCAGATAGATACTTGCATTATAATCTGTCCCGGGAGGAAATAATGGCACTTAAGGCACTTGAAAATGACACTGACATTATTATTAAACCCTCAGACAAGGGGGGTAATGTAGTTGTGATGGACCGTGCACAATATGT from Rhinoderma darwinii isolate aRhiDar2 chromosome 3, aRhiDar2.hap1, whole genome shotgun sequence carries:
- the LOC142748649 gene encoding estradiol 17 beta-dehydrogenase 5-like, producing MALQDYVTLNDGHKMPVIGFGTYAPQQYPKKLAEDGVKVALEVGYRHIDCAFIYGNEVEVGQGIREKIADGTVKREDVFYTGKLWSTFHTPEKVRPALEKSLKDLQLDYMDLFIIHSPIELKPGDDLFPVDGNGKLIYHNTDLRDTWKALEECKDAGLVRSIGVSNLNKSQIELILNNPELKYKPVCNQVECHIYLNQGKLLEFLKSHGIVLVAYSALGSSRDEKWIVKDSPVLLEDPVLNSIAEKLGRTPAQVAMRFLLQRGIVVLAKSFTPTRIKLNFQVFDFQLSDEEMKTLDGLNKNMRYIATPQWQDHPKFPFHDEY